The following proteins come from a genomic window of Planctomycetota bacterium:
- a CDS encoding PAS domain-containing protein — MNYDQESSGRDQDSPNRKLRSGTDRHGWRANRPIRADQRHIRNRREGTLLGALRPIVSSDMHGLNTHSKEHVSRSWRTGAEYMTDENPSGKLESTPEATVPSVGSSVDAADLRRILQLSPASIFIVDCHGRTRFANRAASELFGRPIEQLHDHPFGLALNASGATEMDIVRPDGKTRIGEVHVARIVWNGLSASLVTIFDVTQRMMDELTIRQINEELTQRTRDMERFVFAASHDLKAPLVTIGGYTAHICEALQKTDMELVGKFVERVKDAASRMRRHVDDLLEVCRAGHPVEARSQVDLGEAARQVVRERQDEICRRQASVIIHEPMPTVDAVPSQMLQVFDNLLGNALRYGCKGPDRRIEIRGERQAYQVSFCVRDYGPGIDPQHAQTVFELFKKLGDDREGSGVGLTIVQRIAEWHGGKVWLESPTDHGAAFWVSLPCRAPMA; from the coding sequence ATGAACTATGACCAGGAAAGCAGCGGCCGCGATCAAGATTCTCCGAACCGGAAACTGCGATCCGGTACGGATCGTCATGGGTGGCGCGCCAACCGACCGATTCGTGCTGATCAACGGCACATCCGGAACCGCAGAGAGGGCACTCTGCTCGGTGCGTTGCGCCCGATCGTGTCAAGCGACATGCATGGGCTTAACACGCATTCTAAGGAACATGTATCGCGCAGCTGGCGCACGGGGGCTGAATATATGACTGACGAAAATCCCTCTGGGAAATTGGAGTCTACACCCGAAGCCACTGTCCCGTCCGTGGGGTCGAGTGTTGACGCCGCCGATCTTCGCCGAATTCTGCAGTTGAGTCCGGCGAGCATTTTCATCGTTGATTGCCACGGCCGCACTCGCTTCGCGAATCGTGCGGCCTCGGAGTTGTTCGGCCGGCCGATCGAGCAGTTGCATGATCATCCATTCGGCCTCGCCCTGAATGCTTCGGGCGCGACGGAAATGGATATTGTCCGTCCCGACGGCAAGACGCGTATCGGTGAAGTGCATGTCGCGCGGATCGTCTGGAACGGACTGTCCGCCAGTCTGGTGACGATTTTCGATGTCACGCAACGAATGATGGACGAACTGACGATTCGTCAGATCAATGAAGAACTGACGCAAAGGACGCGCGACATGGAACGGTTCGTCTTTGCCGCATCCCACGATCTTAAAGCTCCGCTGGTGACGATCGGCGGGTATACGGCCCACATCTGTGAGGCGCTCCAAAAGACAGACATGGAACTGGTGGGCAAATTTGTCGAACGCGTCAAGGATGCGGCGAGCCGAATGAGACGGCACGTGGATGATCTTCTGGAGGTGTGCCGCGCCGGTCACCCGGTAGAGGCGCGGTCGCAGGTTGATCTCGGTGAGGCGGCGCGGCAGGTTGTGCGTGAACGGCAGGATGAGATTTGTCGGCGTCAGGCGAGTGTGATCATCCATGAACCGATGCCGACGGTGGACGCTGTTCCGAGCCAGATGCTTCAGGTGTTCGATAATCTGCTTGGTAACGCGCTGCGGTACGGCTGCAAGGGACCGGACCGCCGGATTGAAATTCGGGGTGAGAGGCAAGCGTACCAGGTCAGTTTCTGCGTGCGTGATTACGGTCCGGGCATTGATCCGCAGCACGCTCAGACGGTGTTCGAGTTGTTCAAGAAGTTGGGGGACGATCGCGAGGGTTCGGGCGTGGGCTTGACGATTGTGCAGCGTATTGCGGAGTGGCATGGCGGTAAGGTCTGGCTCGAATCACCAACAGACCACGGCGCCGCGTTCTGGGTATCCTTACCTTGCCGCGCGCCGATGGCCTGA
- a CDS encoding response regulator produces MLFVACVRSRIMQPTGSPTIVIVEDDPDHAFFLLEAVKQHDAAIEAIHLSSSREAIRFLRHEGGYARAPRPSLVTLNIDPLHHDGLEVLRMIKTDDDLCDIPVVMICTSQSPEDHHAARLLHANSVLIKPIDYGEFRQMIEQCLTYWVRWEASENLAA; encoded by the coding sequence ATGCTCTTTGTTGCATGCGTGAGGAGTCGTATCATGCAACCGACGGGGTCTCCCACGATCGTTATTGTTGAAGATGATCCTGATCATGCATTCTTTCTGCTTGAAGCGGTGAAACAGCATGACGCCGCAATAGAGGCGATCCATTTGTCGTCCAGTCGTGAAGCCATCCGATTTCTGCGTCATGAAGGCGGCTACGCTCGGGCGCCGCGCCCGTCACTCGTTACGCTCAATATTGATCCGCTTCACCACGACGGTCTGGAAGTGCTGCGAATGATCAAAACCGACGACGATCTATGCGATATCCCTGTCGTTATGATCTGCACATCTCAATCGCCCGAAGATCATCACGCGGCACGTTTGCTTCATGCCAACAGCGTGCTTATCAAACCGATCGACTACGGAGAGTTCCGTCAGATGATCGAACAATGCCTGACCTATTGGGTGCGCTGGGAGGCAAGCGAAAACCTCGCGGCATGA
- a CDS encoding response regulator: protein MQKQGVFMAVPEQTTCNVVTVAIVDDERESRETLQAMVVGWGYRVDAYSNACDFLEYADPQEVQCLIFDVRMPGMDGIELYHRIEEMGWYKPVLFITANANVAMAVEAIERGAAGFFEKPVNPEDLKAHLHTAIEAKLAAEHRQKKYEQVERRYKRLTSREREIMAYIVRGLLSKQIAAELQLSVRTVEVHRLRLMHKMEALTVADLVRDAVKYQLCNQLDTSVA, encoded by the coding sequence ATGCAAAAGCAAGGGGTATTCATGGCAGTTCCTGAACAAACAACTTGCAATGTCGTGACCGTAGCCATTGTTGATGACGAACGCGAATCCAGAGAGACGTTACAGGCGATGGTGGTTGGATGGGGCTACCGTGTTGATGCCTACTCAAACGCGTGCGACTTTCTGGAATACGCGGATCCTCAGGAGGTGCAGTGTCTGATCTTCGATGTGCGTATGCCCGGGATGGATGGGATCGAACTGTATCACCGAATTGAAGAAATGGGCTGGTACAAGCCGGTGCTGTTCATTACGGCTAATGCAAATGTCGCGATGGCGGTTGAAGCGATTGAACGTGGAGCGGCAGGTTTCTTCGAGAAGCCGGTCAACCCTGAAGACCTCAAGGCCCACTTGCATACGGCGATAGAAGCCAAGCTCGCGGCCGAGCACCGCCAAAAAAAGTATGAACAGGTCGAACGACGATACAAGCGACTGACCTCGCGCGAGCGGGAGATCATGGCGTATATCGTACGGGGTCTATTGTCCAAGCAAATCGCCGCGGAACTCCAGTTGAGTGTTCGCACCGTGGAGGTGCATCGACTTCGGCTCATGCACAAGATGGAGGCGTTGACGGTGGCGGATCTGGTTCGCGATGCGGTGAAATATCAGTTGTGTAATCAACTTGATACAAGTGTTGCCTGA
- a CDS encoding response regulator codes for MALLDLHATSTRTHAERHGRHRRLWSWLFIVLTLLIGSAAATAAQQYAGEAASDRTWRGGWDYFMNYGRYLPHTRSIPGADGNRDWTWIAIIIGLNICVLAGCLRIFLFWRRNYLAEAPQDRNRKMMDLAYVFLLCALSGCGMSLLMVAQPEYRLQAVLLLLLCVYTWRFNYRLNELGVSLSALRINRQLEYMQRIARVDLDALARHRRQWISQTVRFRQPIGVVHVIAVVLSVGTAIGLSQLVLEDHLHSNLPSWIRELTIAIYATAVIGVAMWWFMVQPLRRGLAERNNSLCESLVEAEELNTRLRRLSLVASRTDNAVVMLSTEGRIEWVNAGFTRHSGYMPEEAIGQLPHHLLRCITAGTEPETINAILEMIEKHEPVQAEVCNLRKDGRPYWIALEIQPVYDEVEKLEGFVAIELDITERKCYTAELIEARRAAEEASAAKSRFLANMSHEIRTPINGVLGALQLLRRGDYDQRERRYYDAAETSAQALLTLINDILDFSKIEAGQLELHEHDCDLSQLLESIMTIFSIKVREKGIELIHRIAPDVPRRLRGDEQRLRQIIINLVNNAVKFTDSGEIEVVIDLEPRLTDKHHVGLHMSVRDTGMGISPEGQKRLFRSFTQVDGSMARKHGGTGLGLAICKQLIEMMGGEIHVDSETGRGSTFQFCIRMKRRNGDAGLPCDALTFSDLNVLVVEDRDTVATALRTMLESWRCRVFVASTLCGARDALLYSKEANARYDLILLDVMLGDEDGLTLLREIRSDAHVHQPRVIVCSMRDPSELGDLRALGADAFIDKPIGSSRLFDTIRSVLYGDNASVHAVSTDAFAVIDDADATPVGGDLPVLVAEDNPINQLVTAELLREAGYKPTVVENGQKAIEAIKTSAFAIVLMDCQMPEIDGFEATARVRAMELSGEINHHPTIIALTANAIEGDRERCISAGMDDYLSKPIDKKDLVMTIERARTERANADISIEDLPIDLGQLLKRMSGNVKLVRLVLDESFRQIPEDATKLKEAMSAGDREQIKSIAHRIKGGTSQLCAGAIQQCAASLEDAALTAEIDALASQSSELVQHVAACISARSEVYAALDKVASVPQS; via the coding sequence ATGGCATTGCTTGACCTTCATGCCACATCCACGAGAACGCATGCTGAACGTCATGGACGCCATCGACGACTCTGGTCGTGGCTGTTCATCGTATTGACATTGCTGATCGGCTCAGCGGCGGCAACGGCGGCGCAACAATATGCCGGCGAAGCAGCGTCAGATCGCACATGGCGCGGCGGTTGGGACTACTTCATGAACTACGGTCGATATCTGCCGCACACGCGCAGCATACCCGGCGCTGACGGCAACCGCGACTGGACATGGATTGCCATTATCATTGGATTGAACATCTGCGTGCTTGCCGGATGCCTTCGCATATTTCTCTTCTGGCGCCGCAACTATCTGGCGGAAGCGCCACAGGACCGCAATCGGAAGATGATGGACCTGGCGTATGTGTTTCTGCTTTGCGCACTGAGTGGATGCGGCATGTCGCTGTTGATGGTCGCACAGCCGGAATATCGGCTTCAAGCCGTGTTGCTGCTCTTGCTCTGCGTGTACACATGGCGATTCAACTATCGACTCAACGAGCTGGGCGTGTCGCTTTCCGCGCTGCGCATCAACCGGCAACTCGAATACATGCAGCGGATCGCTCGGGTCGATCTCGATGCGCTCGCCAGGCATCGGCGGCAGTGGATATCCCAGACGGTGCGCTTCCGACAACCGATCGGCGTCGTGCATGTGATCGCCGTGGTGCTGAGCGTCGGAACGGCGATCGGTCTGTCGCAACTGGTGCTGGAGGACCATCTTCATAGCAATCTGCCCAGTTGGATACGTGAGCTGACCATCGCCATTTATGCGACGGCTGTGATCGGGGTGGCCATGTGGTGGTTCATGGTTCAACCGCTGCGGCGCGGTCTGGCCGAACGCAACAATTCGTTATGCGAATCACTCGTGGAGGCGGAGGAACTGAATACTCGACTGCGCCGCCTGTCGCTGGTCGCGTCCCGAACCGACAATGCAGTGGTCATGCTCTCCACCGAGGGCCGGATCGAATGGGTCAACGCCGGTTTCACCCGCCATTCCGGTTACATGCCGGAAGAAGCCATCGGCCAGTTGCCGCATCATCTGCTCCGATGCATCACGGCGGGAACGGAGCCAGAGACGATCAACGCCATTCTGGAAATGATCGAGAAGCACGAACCGGTGCAGGCGGAAGTCTGCAATTTGCGCAAGGATGGGAGGCCGTACTGGATCGCACTTGAGATTCAGCCGGTCTATGACGAGGTCGAAAAACTCGAAGGATTCGTGGCGATCGAGTTGGATATCACCGAGCGCAAATGCTACACGGCTGAACTCATTGAAGCACGTCGCGCCGCCGAGGAGGCATCCGCCGCCAAGAGCCGATTCCTCGCCAATATGAGCCACGAAATTCGTACACCCATCAACGGTGTGCTCGGGGCACTGCAACTGCTTCGACGCGGCGACTACGATCAGCGCGAGCGACGCTATTACGATGCGGCGGAAACATCGGCTCAGGCGCTACTGACACTGATCAACGACATTCTCGATTTCTCCAAGATCGAAGCTGGGCAACTCGAACTTCACGAGCATGACTGCGATCTGTCGCAATTACTCGAGAGTATCATGACGATATTCTCAATCAAGGTTCGGGAAAAAGGCATCGAACTCATCCATCGGATTGCCCCGGATGTCCCGCGGCGCTTGCGCGGCGATGAGCAGCGGCTTCGTCAGATCATCATCAACCTCGTCAACAATGCAGTCAAGTTCACCGATTCGGGTGAAATCGAAGTCGTCATCGATCTGGAGCCGAGGCTGACGGACAAACATCATGTGGGCCTGCATATGAGCGTGCGCGATACGGGTATGGGCATCAGCCCCGAAGGTCAAAAGCGGCTCTTCCGATCGTTCACGCAGGTGGACGGATCGATGGCGCGCAAGCATGGCGGAACCGGGTTGGGTCTGGCCATCTGCAAACAGCTTATTGAAATGATGGGCGGCGAGATTCATGTCGATTCCGAGACGGGTCGCGGGTCCACATTCCAATTCTGTATTCGTATGAAGCGCCGCAACGGCGACGCCGGTCTTCCCTGCGACGCCCTCACCTTCTCTGATCTGAACGTACTGGTCGTTGAGGATCGCGATACGGTGGCGACGGCGCTCCGAACGATGCTCGAATCATGGCGGTGTCGCGTCTTCGTGGCTTCGACGCTTTGCGGCGCTCGCGATGCGCTCTTGTATTCCAAAGAAGCCAACGCGCGTTACGACCTGATTCTGCTCGATGTGATGCTTGGCGACGAGGACGGCCTCACGCTGCTTCGCGAGATCCGTTCAGACGCCCATGTTCATCAGCCCCGCGTGATCGTGTGTTCGATGCGCGATCCGTCGGAACTCGGCGATCTGAGAGCCCTCGGCGCCGATGCGTTCATCGATAAGCCCATCGGCAGCTCTCGCCTGTTCGACACGATCCGTTCCGTGCTTTATGGAGACAATGCATCCGTCCACGCCGTATCGACGGACGCGTTTGCGGTAATTGATGACGCGGATGCGACGCCCGTCGGAGGCGACCTGCCGGTGCTCGTTGCCGAGGATAATCCGATCAATCAATTGGTGACGGCTGAACTTCTGCGGGAGGCCGGTTACAAACCGACAGTGGTCGAGAATGGTCAGAAGGCAATCGAGGCCATCAAGACCTCTGCATTCGCCATTGTGCTGATGGATTGTCAGATGCCCGAGATCGATGGCTTCGAAGCCACCGCCCGCGTGCGCGCCATGGAGCTGTCGGGTGAGATCAATCATCATCCGACCATCATTGCGCTAACGGCCAATGCCATCGAAGGCGATCGCGAACGGTGCATCTCCGCGGGAATGGACGACTATCTGAGCAAGCCCATCGATAAAAAGGACCTGGTCATGACGATCGAACGAGCCCGGACCGAACGAGCAAACGCGGACATCTCCATCGAGGACTTGCCGATTGACCTAGGGCAACTACTCAAGCGCATGAGCGGAAATGTGAAACTCGTACGGCTTGTCCTTGACGAGTCGTTTCGACAGATCCCGGAGGATGCGACGAAGTTGAAGGAGGCCATGTCGGCAGGCGACAGGGAACAGATCAAGAGCATCGCACACCGCATCAAAGGGGGCACGAGCCAATTGTGCGCCGGCGCGATTCAACAATGTGCCGCATCGTTGGAGGACGCAGCGCTGACGGCGGAAATCGATGCGCTCGCATCGCAATCTTCGGAATTGGTTCAACACGTGGCTGCATGCATCTCCGCCCGTTCAGAGGTGTATGCCGCGCTAGACAAAGTTGCGAGTGTGCCACAAAGCTGA
- a CDS encoding response regulator produces the protein MSEADTSTASRATTFSFDDRANELRIVVIDDDRISLSVVTGQLRESGFINVVGYTDPLDGLRDIEADPLCVVLVDLLMPDITGLQIIQQLKAKERTASIPVLMLTASGSHSNRTKALRLGVTDFLTKPCDPVELTARTRNAATIRLYHDRLARRARRLESEVRSRTKLLTLTRRQVVECLARAGEFRDNDTGRHVLRVGRYSTIIAEAMCCDRNFIESIELAAQLHDVGKIGIPDAILLKPDKLTEEEFDLMKQHAVRGSRVFEQMSPSEMQRVQRHTELGADIIGDTGFDLLELARQISLTHHERWDGTGYPLGLAGEDIPLAGRIVAVADVFDALSSRRPYKPAIPREHCFEIMNEQRYRHFDGQVLDAFLGCVPQIIEVQIDLADPT, from the coding sequence ATGAGTGAGGCCGACACGTCTACCGCAAGCCGGGCGACGACCTTCAGTTTTGATGACCGGGCAAATGAATTGCGCATCGTCGTCATTGACGACGATCGCATTTCGCTCTCGGTCGTGACAGGTCAATTGCGGGAAAGCGGATTCATCAATGTCGTCGGATACACCGACCCGCTGGACGGCCTGCGGGACATCGAAGCGGATCCGCTGTGCGTCGTTCTGGTGGACCTTCTAATGCCGGACATCACGGGTCTGCAGATCATTCAACAGCTTAAGGCCAAGGAACGCACCGCATCCATTCCGGTGCTAATGCTCACCGCGTCGGGATCGCACTCCAATCGGACCAAGGCATTGCGATTGGGAGTGACGGACTTTCTAACCAAGCCGTGCGACCCCGTCGAGCTGACGGCTCGTACGCGCAATGCCGCGACCATCCGGCTGTATCATGATCGACTGGCGCGCCGCGCGCGGCGCCTCGAATCCGAAGTGCGTTCCCGGACGAAGCTGTTGACGTTGACGCGGCGGCAGGTGGTGGAATGTCTTGCCCGTGCGGGTGAATTCCGGGACAACGACACCGGCCGCCACGTACTGCGCGTGGGCCGCTACTCGACGATTATCGCCGAAGCGATGTGTTGCGATCGGAACTTTATTGAATCCATTGAATTGGCGGCGCAGCTTCATGACGTCGGCAAGATCGGTATTCCCGATGCGATTCTGCTCAAGCCGGACAAACTCACGGAAGAGGAGTTCGATTTAATGAAGCAGCATGCGGTGCGCGGGTCGCGCGTGTTCGAGCAGATGTCGCCTTCCGAAATGCAGCGTGTTCAACGTCATACGGAACTGGGGGCGGACATCATCGGCGATACAGGATTCGACCTTTTGGAATTGGCGCGTCAGATTTCTCTGACACATCACGAGCGATGGGACGGAACCGGCTATCCGCTGGGGCTGGCGGGTGAGGACATTCCGTTGGCGGGACGGATTGTCGCGGTGGCGGACGTCTTTGATGCGCTGAGCTCGCGGCGGCCGTACAAGCCGGCGATTCCGAGGGAGCATTGCTTTGAGATCATGAACGAACAACGGTATCGCCATTTCGACGGACAGGTGCTCGACGCATTTCTCGGCTGTGTTCCTCAGATCATTGAGGTGCAGATCGACCTGGCGGATCCGACTTAG
- a CDS encoding diguanylate cyclase, with amino-acid sequence MWILHDSVSIVLEKSMGMKRPVHLLLAEDEPDHQDLLVRAVRSAAPDVRISVVSRGRELLAALANYQYDCVVMDFMLPDTSAAALLQSAEPLRNGCPFIIVSSRDDQRIAIESFRAGIVDFIPKQEAVAGDTLWHCIEGAIQAARQRRANRRRAERRERFLVRLAETDSLTGLGNRRHLERCLSEQRWETDRRGWIACIMVDLDHFKQVNDRYGHDVGDRLLRTVSTAIRQSVGLSDTVVRWGGEEFLVVADAPTLTEAWGVGDAIRRSIAQIQMEVCGQALRPTASVGVAHVRTNRFHHTTIARADEALYLAKSIGRNRVCHAQMVEISNAATRAGANMQWDVCRRRDALVCDIIQTMSNDQWSQIVLHGERVRHIALELADRLDFDPADRSRLEAAALIRAVGKAMIPDCMLVKPSGLSPVERSIKRDISGFAAHLAERLGADSLTTQWAGTTSATFVDGECQINDTLLGGQIVLYAERLAAMVADRPHRAALSLDAAIRELRRECHDLPPSSVIELITASFLPRRNLAA; translated from the coding sequence ATGTGGATTTTGCATGATTCCGTAAGCATTGTTTTGGAGAAGAGTATGGGAATGAAACGACCGGTTCACCTGCTTCTGGCCGAGGACGAACCCGACCATCAGGATCTTTTGGTGCGAGCGGTTCGTTCGGCGGCTCCGGATGTGCGGATTTCCGTGGTGTCGCGCGGGCGCGAGCTTCTGGCTGCGCTGGCGAATTATCAATACGACTGCGTGGTGATGGACTTCATGTTGCCGGACACTTCCGCCGCGGCGCTCCTTCAGTCGGCCGAACCTCTGCGCAACGGCTGCCCGTTCATTATCGTGTCGAGTCGGGACGATCAGCGGATCGCCATCGAAAGCTTCCGTGCGGGCATTGTCGATTTCATCCCGAAACAGGAGGCGGTGGCGGGCGACACCTTGTGGCACTGCATCGAAGGCGCGATTCAGGCGGCGCGTCAGCGACGGGCCAACCGGCGTCGCGCGGAGCGTCGTGAACGATTTCTCGTGCGCCTGGCGGAAACCGATTCGCTGACCGGATTGGGCAATCGGCGACATCTTGAGCGATGCCTGAGCGAACAGCGATGGGAAACCGACCGGCGCGGCTGGATCGCGTGCATCATGGTCGATCTGGATCACTTCAAGCAGGTCAACGATCGTTACGGGCACGACGTCGGGGATCGTCTGCTCCGCACCGTCTCGACGGCGATCCGCCAGAGCGTCGGGTTGAGCGATACCGTTGTCCGCTGGGGCGGCGAGGAATTTCTGGTCGTCGCCGATGCGCCGACGCTGACGGAAGCGTGGGGCGTCGGCGACGCCATTCGGCGCTCCATCGCGCAGATACAGATGGAGGTTTGCGGACAGGCGCTTCGCCCGACGGCAAGCGTCGGGGTGGCGCACGTACGCACCAATCGCTTTCATCACACCACCATCGCCCGCGCGGATGAGGCGTTGTATCTGGCCAAGAGCATCGGCCGCAACAGAGTCTGTCACGCTCAGATGGTCGAAATCTCCAACGCGGCGACGCGTGCCGGTGCGAACATGCAGTGGGATGTCTGTCGGCGGCGCGACGCGCTGGTGTGCGACATTATTCAAACGATGAGCAATGACCAGTGGTCGCAGATCGTGCTGCATGGCGAGCGTGTTCGACACATTGCGCTTGAACTTGCGGATCGGCTGGACTTCGATCCGGCGGACCGCTCCCGGCTGGAGGCGGCGGCGTTGATTCGTGCGGTGGGCAAGGCGATGATCCCGGATTGCATGTTGGTCAAACCGAGCGGCCTCTCACCCGTTGAGCGATCCATCAAGCGCGACATTTCGGGTTTCGCGGCTCACCTGGCCGAACGATTGGGCGCCGACAGTCTGACTACCCAATGGGCCGGCACCACCTCGGCGACATTTGTCGACGGGGAATGCCAAATCAACGATACGCTGCTCGGCGGACAAATTGTCCTCTATGCGGAACGGCTGGCCGCAATGGTCGCTGATCGCCCGCATCGGGCGGCACTGTCCCTGGATGCCGCGATTCGTGAACTGCGTCGCGAATGTCATGATCTGCCGCCATCGTCCGTAATTGAGTTGATCACCGCAAGCTTCCTGCCGCGCCGAAATCTTGCCGCATAG
- a CDS encoding tyrosine-type recombinase/integrase, with translation MLDTAKPTGTTTYCYTQNEVDAMLEHCYADTRLHWLGDVILALCHTGMRIGELCSLKWSDIDANLKNIHLTDTSRGGTKVGQEKRTTKSHQSRCIYIMQSLRELLQTITRPANGRVFQGPCGGRLSKNTVLNTLIKKVIKPLASRFPSSDGELGFADGRVHSFRHYFCSNCSDKGIPREMVMQMVGHQDSAMVAHDYHARESVIENILGAEQCTSIDMTERVARKEQKAS, from the coding sequence ATGCTCGATACGGCGAAGCCGACCGGTACGACCACCTACTGCTACACGCAAAATGAGGTCGACGCCATGCTCGAGCATTGCTACGCGGATACCAGACTTCACTGGCTCGGCGACGTCATCCTCGCGCTCTGCCACACGGGCATGCGGATCGGCGAGCTTTGCTCCCTCAAGTGGTCGGACATCGACGCGAACCTGAAGAACATTCATCTCACGGACACATCGCGCGGCGGCACGAAGGTTGGTCAGGAGAAGCGAACCACCAAATCACATCAAAGCCGATGCATCTACATCATGCAGTCGCTCCGCGAATTGCTGCAGACCATCACGCGGCCCGCCAACGGGCGGGTGTTCCAAGGTCCCTGCGGCGGCCGGCTCAGTAAGAACACCGTGCTCAACACGCTCATCAAGAAAGTAATCAAACCTCTGGCATCTCGGTTCCCCTCATCCGACGGTGAACTCGGATTCGCTGACGGTCGCGTGCATAGCTTCCGCCACTACTTCTGCAGCAACTGCTCTGACAAAGGAATCCCGCGTGAGATGGTCATGCAGATGGTCGGACATCAGGACTCGGCGATGGTCGCCCACGACTACCACGCCAGAGAGAGCGTCATCGAAAACATCCTCGGCGCCGAGCAGTGCACGTCGATCGACATGACGGAACGAGTCGCGCGAAAGGAACAGAAGGCATCATGA
- a CDS encoding DUF1501 domain-containing protein has translation MDPAMHRRLFLTRRQLLGRSAAGIGSIALGSLLAPSAFGSTAKQHIPQATIEFVPRAKRVIYLFQSGGPSQMDLFDYKPQMVSERGKDLPDSVRRGQRLTGMTSGQKSFPIANSIFKFAQHGQGGAWVSELLPHIAGQADRLCFIKSMQTQQINHDPAITFFQTGFQLAGRPSIGAWMSYGLGSHNQNMPAYVVLISRGTGRPSCQPLYDRLWGSGFLPTSHAGVKLRSASDPVLYLSNPSGIERDMRRQMLDELAALNERAFESKQDAEINTRIGQYEMAYRMQMSVPDLTDISNEPQSVLDMYGPNVRKPGTYAANALLARRLAERDVRFIQLFHMGWDQHGSLPQQIHGQCSDVDQATAALIRDLDQRGLLDDTLIIWGGEFGRTVYSQGQLTATNYGRDHHPRCFTIFMTGGGIKGGLTYGATDDYSYNITENPVDIHDLHATILYNMGVDHTKLTFRFQGRDYRLTDVHGNVVHDVLA, from the coding sequence ATGGACCCCGCCATGCACCGTCGCCTTTTCCTGACCCGCCGCCAACTGCTCGGCCGCTCTGCCGCCGGCATCGGATCGATCGCGCTCGGTTCGCTGCTCGCTCCGTCCGCGTTCGGCTCGACGGCAAAGCAGCACATCCCGCAGGCGACGATCGAATTCGTGCCGCGCGCCAAGCGCGTCATCTATCTGTTTCAGTCGGGAGGCCCGTCGCAGATGGACCTGTTCGATTACAAGCCGCAGATGGTCAGCGAGCGCGGCAAGGACCTGCCCGACTCGGTCCGCCGCGGGCAGCGCCTGACCGGCATGACCAGCGGACAGAAGAGCTTTCCCATTGCCAATTCGATCTTCAAATTCGCGCAGCACGGACAGGGCGGGGCGTGGGTCAGCGAACTCCTGCCGCACATCGCGGGGCAGGCGGATCGCCTCTGCTTCATCAAGTCGATGCAGACGCAGCAGATCAACCACGACCCGGCGATCACGTTTTTTCAGACGGGCTTCCAGCTCGCCGGTCGGCCGAGCATCGGGGCGTGGATGAGCTACGGGCTGGGCAGTCACAATCAGAACATGCCCGCGTACGTCGTGCTCATCTCGCGGGGCACCGGTCGCCCGAGTTGCCAGCCGCTGTATGATCGACTTTGGGGCAGCGGATTTTTGCCGACTTCGCACGCCGGCGTGAAACTGCGTTCCGCCTCCGATCCCGTGCTCTACCTCTCCAACCCCAGCGGCATCGAGCGCGACATGCGCCGGCAGATGCTCGATGAACTGGCCGCCCTCAACGAGCGCGCTTTCGAAAGCAAACAGGACGCCGAGATCAACACGCGCATCGGGCAGTACGAGATGGCGTATCGCATGCAGATGTCCGTGCCGGATCTGACGGACATTTCCAATGAGCCGCAGTCTGTACTCGATATGTACGGCCCGAACGTTCGCAAGCCCGGCACGTACGCCGCCAACGCCCTGCTCGCCCGTCGCCTCGCCGAGCGCGATGTGCGATTCATCCAGCTATTTCACATGGGGTGGGACCAGCACGGCAGTCTGCCGCAGCAGATCCACGGCCAGTGCTCCGACGTCGACCAAGCCACCGCCGCGCTGATCCGCGATCTCGATCAGCGCGGGCTCCTCGATGACACACTCATCATCTGGGGCGGCGAATTCGGCCGAACCGTTTACTCCCAGGGCCAGCTCACCGCCACCAACTACGGCCGCGATCACCACCCCCGCTGCTTCACCATCTTCATGACCGGCGGCGGCATCAAGGGAGGTCTGACCTATGGCGCGACCGACGACTACTCCTACAACATCACCGAAAACCCCGTCGATATTCACGACCTGCACGCCACGATTCTCTACAACATGGGTGTCGATCACACCAAGCTGACCTTCCGCTTCCAGGGCCGCGACTATCGACTCACCGACGTGCACGGCAACGTCGTGCACGATGTGCTGGCATAA